A single window of Dermacentor albipictus isolate Rhodes 1998 colony chromosome 1, USDA_Dalb.pri_finalv2, whole genome shotgun sequence DNA harbors:
- the LOC135915932 gene encoding uncharacterized protein, translated as MDHQRRGTVRSMHGGGRSRRPSSAVDSKYPSMDRSCAIILMYGIYFCYVLACFGAMLAVAGLMLHISSEQPGAHDKGKIIAGTGIGICAVCFVIAFYCRSVRLDEQIMETIKETTDDREWSVFKNPKAGWWHMRYGMADQSSIRSSATIQCNVRPDSAASTSSVVVYYQTKGHETTPSEASPSHSNRIKGSTDRL; from the coding sequence ATGGACCACCAGCGACGGGGCACTGTGCGCTCCATGCACGGGGGCGGCCGGTCGCGGCGGCCCTCGTCAGCCGTGGACTCCAAGTACCCGAGCATGGACCGCTCATGCGCCATCATCCTCATGTACGGCATCTACTTCTGCTACGTGCTGGCCTGCTTCGGTGCCATGCTGGCGGTGGCCGGCCTCATGTTGCACATCTCGAGCGAGCAGCCTGGCGCGCACGACAAGGGCAAGATCATCGCAGGCACGGGCATCGGCATCTGCGCCGTGTGCTTCGTGATCGCCTTCTACTGCCGCTCAGTGCGGCTGGACGAGCAGATCATGGAGACCATCAAGGAGACAACAGACGACCGCGAGTGGTCCGTCTTCAAGAACCCCAAGGCCGGCTGGTGGCACATGCGCTATGGCATGGCCGACCAGAGCTCCATCCGCTCCAGTGCCACCATTCAGTGCAATGTGCGGCCAGATTCGGCTGCCTCCACTTCGTCTGTTGTAGTCTACTACCAGACCAAGGGCCACGAGACTACGCCCTCCGAGGCTAGCCCCAGCCATTCGAACAGGATCAAGGGCAGCACGGACAGACTttga